In one Cervus elaphus chromosome 9, mCerEla1.1, whole genome shotgun sequence genomic region, the following are encoded:
- the LOC122699897 gene encoding LOW QUALITY PROTEIN: olfactory receptor 2AJ1-like (The sequence of the model RefSeq protein was modified relative to this genomic sequence to represent the inferred CDS: inserted 1 base in 1 codon): MEYENHTSSSDFILLGLFSSSXTSLIFLSFIVIIFIITIAENTMMIILIHRESRLHTPMYFLLSHLSFMDILHTSNIVPKMITDFLSGSKTISFAACGFQIFLSLTLLGGECLLLAAMSYDRYVAICHPLRYPMLMNDYVSVLMAGGAWFIGIINSIVHTAYTLHFPFCGSRAIDHFFCEVPAMLVLSCVDTTRYERGVYVSGIIFLLIPFSLIFASYVQILHTVLQMKSKEARKKSFSTCFFHMIVVIMYYGPFIFTYMRPKKYHTPGQDKSLAIFYTILTPTFNPIIYSIRNKDVLEAMKNILRSNFLHKIL; encoded by the exons ATGGAATATGAGAATCACACTTCCAGCAGTGACTTCATTCTTTTGGGACTCTTCTCTTCTT CAACAAGTCTGATTTTCCTCTCCTTTATAgtcatcatttttattataactATAGCAGAAAATACAATGATGATTATCCTTATCCACAGGGAATCAAGACTCCACACTCCAATGTATTTCCTGCTCAGCCATCTCTCTTTTATGGATATCTTGCATACTAGCAACATTGTTCCCAAAATGATCACTGACTTTCTGTCAGGCAGCAAAACTATTTCATTTGCAGCCTGTGGCTTCCAGATATTTCTATCCCTTACCCTCTTGGGTGGTGAGTGCCTTCTCCTGGCAGCAATGTCCTATGATCGCTATGTAGCCATCTGTCACCCACTGCGCTACCCCATGCTTATGAATGACTATGTCAGCGTTCTCATGGCTGGAGGGGCCTGGTTTATTGGGATAATCAACTCCATAGTTCACACAGCTTAcacacttcactttcccttttgtGGCTCAAGAGCCATTgaccactttttctgtgaagtCCCTGCCATGTTGGTGTTGTCCTGTGTGGACACAACACGCTATGAACGAGGAGTTTATGTAAGCGGCATCATTTTCCTGCTTATCCCTTTCTCTCTAATCTTTGCATCTTATGTCCAGATTCTCCATACTGTCCTCCAAATGAAATCAAAAGAGGCAAGGAAAAAGTCATTTTCTACCTGTTTCTTCCACATGATTGTAGTAATAATGTACTATGGGCCTTTTATTTTCACATACATGAGACCTAAAAAGTACCACACTCCAGGCCAGGATAAATCCCTGGCAATTTTCTATACCATCCTCACACCTACTTTTAACCCAATTATCTACAGCATTAGAAATAAAGATGTTTTAGAGGCAATGAAAAATATTCTCAGGAGTAATTTTCTCCATAAAATATTATAG